The following nucleotide sequence is from Mycobacterium sp. Z3061.
TGTGGCCGACCACTGGGGCGAGATCACCGATTTGTCGGCCGCCACCAAAGCTGGATTCAAGCTCTAAAATTTGATGAAAGCCGCTGTTGTTCAAGAGCTTTCCGGGCCAGCCGGCATAGTCTATACCGATATCGCCGACGTATCCGATGGCGGTGGCAACATCGTCATCGAGGTACGCGCCGCCGGCGTGTGTTTCCCGGACCTGCTGTTGACCAAGGGCAAGTACCAACTGAAGTTGCCGCCGCCGTTCGTCCCCGGCATGGAATGTGCCGGGGTCGTTCGTTCGGCACCCGCCGATTCGGGTTTCCGGGTGGGGGAACGGGTTTCGGCGTTCGGTGTACTCGGCTGCTATGCCGAGCAGGTGGCCGTTCCGGTCTCCCACGTGATCCGCAGTCCCACCGAACTCGACGACGCCGAAGCGGTGTCGCTGCTGGTCAACTACAACACCATGTTTTTCGCCCTGTCCCGCCGCGCGGTGATGCGGCCGGGCCAGACGGTGCTGGTCCTCGGCGCAGCCGGCGGGGTGGGCACCGCCGCGGTCCAGATCGCCAAGGCGATGGGCGCCAGCCAGGTGATAGGCGTGGTGCACCGTGAAACCGCGATGGACTACGTCGCCGCGCTCGGCGCGGACCGGGTGCTGCATCTGGCCGAGGGCTGGGTTGAGCGCGTCCACGAGTTCACCAACGGTCAAGGGGTCGACATCGTGGTGGACCCCATTGGCGGTCGCACCTTCGACGACGCGATCCGGGCGCTGGCCATCGACGGCAAGCTGCTGGTGATCGGCTTCGCCGCCGGCAGCGTCCCGACCCTGACGGTCAACCGGTTGTTGCTGCGCAACATCGGCGTGCTGGGCGTCGCGTGGGGCGAATACCTGAACAAGGTCCCCGGTTCGGCGGTGCTGTTCTCCTCGGGTCTCAATCAGCTGGTTTCGCTGGGGCTCAAACCGCCTCCGCCGCAGCGCTATCCGTTGTCTGAAGCCCGCGCCGCGCTGCAGTGCCTGGACGACGGCGGGGTACTCGGCAAAGTAGTGCTGGAACCTTAGGCCAAGCCTCCCTATCCTCTATACCGGGTATCCCTCACCGGAGGAGGACGTGTCATGCCAGAACACGAGCCGGAAATGCAGATCACGCACGAAGGGGATCGCCCGGCCATGCATGGCCCGGTGCAGTTCTTCACCGGCGACGTGACCATGAAGCAGCTCTTCGGACCGGCAGGTTCGTCGAAAGCCCATGGCGGACAACTCACTTTCGCCGCAGGCGCCCGCAGTGTCTGGCATACGCATCCCGCGGGACAGCGGCTGATCGTCACCGAAGGCAGCGGCTGGGTACAGCAGTGGGGTGGCGACCGCCGGCAGATCAACCCCGGGGACGTGATCTGGACCCCCGCCGGGATCAAGCACTGGCACGGAGCCACCGCAAGTTCGGCGATGACTCACATCGCCATTCAGGACGAAGTCGACGGGCGGTTCGTCGACTGGCTGGAGCAGGTGAGCGACGAGCAGTACCTGGGCTGAGCATCATTGACGGACAATGTTGTTCGCTCCTACACTGTCGCCACTCCGCTTCGTTCTTTAGCCAAAAGGAGCAAGGCAAATGGCGGCATTCACCGACGTCGAACTCGAGTACATGTCCAGTCAGCGGCTCGGCAGACTTGGGACGGTGACCCCCAAAGGATCCCCGCAAGTCCGGCCGGTCCGGTTCACCTACAACACCGAACTGGGCACCATCGACATCGGCGGGAAGGCGATGGCGGGCAGTCGCAAACTACGCAATGTGGAAACCAACCCAAAGGTGTCTCTGGTTCTCGATGACCTGGCCAGCGTCGATCCGTGGCGCCCTCGCGGACTCGAGATTCGCGGCCGGGGCGAGGCGTTGTCCACCGACGGCGGCGCGATGATCCGCATCCACCCGACGCGGGTACTGGCCTGGGGTCTCGATCCCGAGTCTCCGAAGCTGCAAGCGCGCAACGTGTGATCCGGTCGCTACCAACATGATTCGGGCCACGTGGAATGGAGCGGTGCTCGCCGAGGCGCCGCGCACCGTCCGGCTGGAGGGCAATCACTACTTTCCGCCGGATTCGTTGCGACGCGAGTTCTTCACCGAGAGCAAGACACAGACTTTGTGTCCGTGGAAGGGCGTGGCGCACTACTACGACGTGACGGTCGACGGGCAGGTCAATTCCGACGCCGGCTGGTACTACCCGAAGCCCAGCCCGCTGGCGCGCAAGATCAAGAATCATGTCGCGTTCTGGCACGGGGTCGCGATAGAGGACGAAGCGGATAGAACGGTCTGACGTGCGCCGAGGCTCCGCCGATGTGCCGATGTGGCGGATCGGCATCGCCGGCGGGACGATCGGCATCCTGTGCTGCCTCGGTCCGACTGTCCTGGCGATGATCGGAATCATCAGTGCGGCAACGGCATTTGCGTGGGCGAACAACCTGTACGACAACTACGCATGGTGGTTTCGCCTGGGCGGGGCGACGGTGCTCGTGACGCTGGTGTGGTGGCAGTTGCGCCGCCGCAACCAGTGCAGCATCGCCGGAGTGCGGCAGGCCCGTTGGCGGTTGCTCGGTGTGCTCGCCATTGCCGTCGGTACCTACGCAGGCCTGTACGCGTTGACCACCTGGCTCGGTCGGTTCGCGTGACCGCTCAGAACGCGGTTCCGAAGGCGCCGACCGGTGTCGTCGACGGGGGCGCGCCCGTCCATGCGCTGACGATCTGAGAGAGCGCGTGCTGAAAGACGCGGACCTCGAACCCGGCGAACAGGGTCAACAGGCCGGCGTTGGCGGCCAGTGGCCCACCGAGCGCATAGATGCTGCCGCCCACCGGATCGCCGTCGGCGATCATCTCGGCGCCGGTCAGCATGATGTTGACGTTGTAGGACGGGACGGAGGTCAGCAGCGCGTTGGCGACATCAGCCGTCGGTAACAACGTCGCGTAAGCCGCCGAGGCGGATGTCGAAATCCCGTTGGCGACATAGGTGTTCGCCGCCTGCGCGGATGCGATGAAGTTCTGCGGCGAGGACAGTGTGGACGACAACCCGTTGGCCAGGGTGGTGCCGCCGGTGCTGACCGACTGCAGGACCGTCGGAACGTCGAGCGTCGGCAGCGCGGGCGGCGAGGCCATCATGGCCCTGATGTCAGCCGCGAAATCGCTGATCCCCTGTTGTGTTCCGGCGTTCAGCGCCTGGGCGATCTCGACGGCGCTGACCGGCGGGAGCACCCCGAAACCGGTGGGGACATTCGGGGGATCCGGCGACCAGCCGTGAGTGGTGCTGCCGTAGCCCAGATTGACGATGACACGCATGTCGGGCTCGATCAGAGAGGCCAGTGGATGACCGATGACCGGGATGGCCCGCAGTGGAGACAGGATCGGCAGGTTTTCGGTGGGAATCATGTAGTAGTGCGTCGAGACGGGCCCGACCGTGTTCGTCAACTCCACGGCGGTGCCCCCCGGCGGCACGGTCAGTTGCTCGGCGGACAGGAACGGGTAGCCGCCGTGCAACTCGAGCAGGCCCAGGAACGCGTTGACATTGGACACGATGTTGAGGGGGTACTGCGGGAAGTCGCCGAAGCCGTCGTACTCCCTGGTGAAGATGTTGGTGGCGAAGGAGTTGTCGGGAGTCGCCGTGCCGAACAGGGTCAGCCCCAGACTCGGCAGGCTCAGCCCCGGGAATCGGGTCAGCAGTCCGCCGTTGGGGTTCGACGGGTTGCCGACGAGGGTGAAGTTCAGATTCGGTCCGGCACCGAATACGTTGCTCGGGTTCAGTGCCTTCATCTCCATCGAAGCGATGACCGCGCTCTGGGAGTAACCGAACACGTTCACGTTGCCGCCGGGCGGCAAGGAGGAGAAGGCTTGGGTGATGGCGTTGTTCAGGATCGTCAGACCACGCGCCGCTGACACGTCGAAAGTCAGGTCCTGGACGCCCGTCAGCGG
It contains:
- a CDS encoding NADPH:quinone oxidoreductase family protein, with translation MKAAVVQELSGPAGIVYTDIADVSDGGGNIVIEVRAAGVCFPDLLLTKGKYQLKLPPPFVPGMECAGVVRSAPADSGFRVGERVSAFGVLGCYAEQVAVPVSHVIRSPTELDDAEAVSLLVNYNTMFFALSRRAVMRPGQTVLVLGAAGGVGTAAVQIAKAMGASQVIGVVHRETAMDYVAALGADRVLHLAEGWVERVHEFTNGQGVDIVVDPIGGRTFDDAIRALAIDGKLLVIGFAAGSVPTLTVNRLLLRNIGVLGVAWGEYLNKVPGSAVLFSSGLNQLVSLGLKPPPPQRYPLSEARAALQCLDDGGVLGKVVLEP
- a CDS encoding cupin domain-containing protein, with product MPEHEPEMQITHEGDRPAMHGPVQFFTGDVTMKQLFGPAGSSKAHGGQLTFAAGARSVWHTHPAGQRLIVTEGSGWVQQWGGDRRQINPGDVIWTPAGIKHWHGATASSAMTHIAIQDEVDGRFVDWLEQVSDEQYLG
- a CDS encoding PPOX class F420-dependent oxidoreductase, translating into MAAFTDVELEYMSSQRLGRLGTVTPKGSPQVRPVRFTYNTELGTIDIGGKAMAGSRKLRNVETNPKVSLVLDDLASVDPWRPRGLEIRGRGEALSTDGGAMIRIHPTRVLAWGLDPESPKLQARNV
- a CDS encoding DUF427 domain-containing protein, whose product is MIRATWNGAVLAEAPRTVRLEGNHYFPPDSLRREFFTESKTQTLCPWKGVAHYYDVTVDGQVNSDAGWYYPKPSPLARKIKNHVAFWHGVAIEDEADRTV
- a CDS encoding PE-PPE domain-containing protein — its product is MSYLTVQPDLISAAVADLADVHGAIGAANASAAAGTIGLATAAADEVSAAIANLFDTYGREGQAVLGQAAEFHAQFARALTSGGLAYLETEIANAVAGALDSAISPIRSLLTNVAAAPAAAVTLVMGASGYPIPIPDYIQGIPPMYIDPFFPGGPNIGINTPEGLYPLTGVQDLTFDVSAARGLTILNNAITQAFSSLPPGGNVNVFGYSQSAVIASMEMKALNPSNVFGAGPNLNFTLVGNPSNPNGGLLTRFPGLSLPSLGLTLFGTATPDNSFATNIFTREYDGFGDFPQYPLNIVSNVNAFLGLLELHGGYPFLSAEQLTVPPGGTAVELTNTVGPVSTHYYMIPTENLPILSPLRAIPVIGHPLASLIEPDMRVIVNLGYGSTTHGWSPDPPNVPTGFGVLPPVSAVEIAQALNAGTQQGISDFAADIRAMMASPPALPTLDVPTVLQSVSTGGTTLANGLSSTLSSPQNFIASAQAANTYVANGISTSASAAYATLLPTADVANALLTSVPSYNVNIMLTGAEMIADGDPVGGSIYALGGPLAANAGLLTLFAGFEVRVFQHALSQIVSAWTGAPPSTTPVGAFGTAF